The following are encoded together in the Misgurnus anguillicaudatus chromosome 14, ASM2758022v2, whole genome shotgun sequence genome:
- the hyls1 gene encoding centriolar and ciliogenesis-associated protein HYSL1 — protein sequence MDYLDFSEEEIEQQLAALGYQNIPKERLREFKQDLDQLIRHEKSRSQSSSEWTSPSVSRTGKSPPALIKEKVHLNNIGPSRNYALFNTSSLGQHRDIFTSTFNEDDTGDSDMNHYYDSYSRHSVAHRPARPSTAPNRLETEERPSEIFDSDASHTTSPERETWAQKKPVIKRKVLRKHQGQSCVCDESTHSEDSGAVSELEERLDQMQIGAPRAQYDSESEAGSYSDKSSSATDERPSAFREYMKGLKRSHSESDIRPRPKSFIRPVFEHPHTRNWKKSDPVARYFQYKQEWEMFKPPGEKSRKELHWAIREQLHYQPPPQKPQKTYIPNNYVVPTEKKRSTLRWEIRHDLAHGIIPTKITYP from the exons ATGGATTATCTAGACTTTTCAGAGGAAGAGATCGAGCAGCAGTTGGCTGCGCTTGGATACCAAAATATTCCTAAAGAAAGACTGCGGGAATTCAAACAAG ATTTAGATCAGCTCATTCGTCATGAAAAGTCAAGGAGTCAGAGCTCGAGCGAATGGACTTCTCCATCTGTCAGCAGAACTGGCAAAAGTCCACCTGCACTGATCAAAGAGAAAG TTCATTTAAACAACATTGGCCCCAGTCGGAACTACGCTCTCTTTAACACCAGTTCACTGGGACAACATCGAGAC ATTTTCACTTCTACATTTAATGAGGATGATACAGGAGACTCGGATATGAATCATTACTATGACTCATATTCACGGCACTCAGTAGCTCACAGACCTGCCCGGCCCTCCACAGCACCCAACAGACTCGAAACTGAGGAGAGACCCTCTGAAATCTTTGACTCGGATGCCAGTCACACCACAAGTCCCGAAAGAGAAACTTGGGCTCAGAAGAAGCCAGTGATTAAACGCAAAGTACTAAG GAAGCATCAAGGTCAGTCTTGTGTCTGTGATGAGTCAACACACAGTGAAGATTCAG GTGCAGTTAGTGAGCTGGAGGAGCGCCTGGACCAAATGCAGATCGGTGCACCTCGTGCGCAATACGACTCTGAAAGTGAAGCAGGAAGCTATAGCGACAAATCCAGTTCTGCAACAGATGAACGCCCAAGTGCATTTAGAGAATACATGAAGGGCTTG AAAAGATCGCACAGTGAGAGCGATATCCGACCTCGTCCAAAGTCAT TTATACGGCCTGTTTTTGAACATCCTCACACAAGGAACTGGAAGAAATCTGATCCAGTTGCTAG GTATTTCCAGTATAAGCAGGAATGGGAAATGTTTAAACCTCCAGGAGAAAAGAGCAGGAAGGAGCTGCACTGGGCCATCAGG gAACAACTTCATTATCAACCTCCACCA CAGAAACCACAGAAGACATACATCCCTAACAATTACGTGGTCCCAACAGAAAAGAAGCGATCTACACTGAGATGGGAAATCCGACATGATTTAGCACATGGCATTATTCCAACAAAAATCACCTACCCCTAA
- the ptp4a1 gene encoding protein tyrosine phosphatase type IVA 1 isoform X2 — MARMNRPAPVEITYKNMRFLITHNPTNATLHKFIEELKKYGVTTVVRVCEVTYDANLVVKEGIQVLDWPFDDGAPPSNKIVDDWLNLVRVKFREEPGCCIAVHCVAGLGRAPVLVALALIECGMKYEDAVQFIRHAVEHLTASSFSILRNIVPKCGFDSRIPTAIATTAASSKCLRISHFKTYNSNLYLI, encoded by the exons ATGGCTCGTATGAATAGGCCTGCCCCAGTGGAGATCACTTACAAAAACATGAGATTCCTCATTACCCACAACCCCACTAATGCCACTCTTCACAAATTCATTGAG GAACTGAAGAAGTATGGGGTGACCACGGTTGTTAGAGTGTGTGAGGTCACGTATGATGCAAACTTGGTGGTTAAAGAGGGCATTCAAGTTCTG GATTGGCCCTTTGATGATGGAGCTCCTCCTTCTAACAAAATCGTTGATGATTGGCTAAATCTCGTTAGGGTTAAGTTTAGGGAGGAGCCAGGCTGCTGCATTGCTGTGCACTGTGTAGCAGGCCTTGGAAG AGCACCAGTGCTGGTTGCTCTAGCTTTGATTGAATGCGGGATGAAATATGAAGATGCTGTTCAGTTTATCCGGCA CGCCGTGGAGCATTTAACTGCAAGCAGCTTCTCTATCTTGAGAAATATCGTCCCAAAATGCGGCTTCGATTCAAGGATTCCAACGGCCATCGCAACAACTGCTGCATCCAGTAAATGCCTGCGGATCAGCCATTTTAAAACGTATAATTCGAATCTGTATCTAATATGA
- the col9a1a gene encoding collagen, type IX, alpha 1a has product MGTVRASLLGILLQLVLICSAQMGPPGPRGPPGPPGRPGFSGIDGIDGERGPGPGPVGPPGPVGEKGRDGLNGLPGKPGADGLTGPRGEPGPFGPPGQKGEPGEPGARGPPGVGEDGEAGADGEDGLPGELGKVGPPGSQGPRGPIGTRGLPGPRGPPGVWDGRELCPNACTTGLTGHPGLAGMKGHKGVKGESGEPGRQGHKGEEGDQGGPGEPGASGPPGKQGLIGITGMMGPKGDKGVRGNVGDVGPQGIQGAPGDRGQRGKVGENGPKGAEGPLGMQGLSGLPGPKGETGLPGVDGRDGIPGLPAVKGLPGKVGSPGEAGLQGLPGLPGIPGAKGHMGGKGNTGGPGVAGLIGNNGKTGERGEQGEVGPVGPRGGPGERGHKGPDGPAGMPGARGNKGDQGLPGVPGPAGFSGQKGDRGAVGLTGPKGEQGPPGEEGTTGEKGDLGDEGEPGEKGSTGKLGETGNKGPEGGRGQPGPLGPPGGPGPRGMQGDRGAPGLPGGQGRRGRGPTDEAIKHVCMRVLQTHFAQMAASLTRPESGIPGLTGPPGPPGPPGPAGNNGFPGHPGNRGLPGLKGPPGLLGRKGPKGDQGDRGDRGPTLQGPKGIPGPPGLPGNPGSPAYGRDGRDGLRGPVGVPGNPGVPGPPGPPGLNGYCESSQCILQEVREPPALKESNMKGPDSL; this is encoded by the exons ATGGGGACTGTACGCGCATCTCTGCTGGGGATTTTACTGCAGTTAGTCCTGATCTGCTCTGCACAG atGGGACCGCCAGGTCCAAGAGGGCCACCAGGACCTCCAGGGCGTCCTGGATTTTCTGGCATTGATGGCATTGAT GGTGAGAGGGGTCCTGGTCCTGGCCCAGTTGGCCCACCG GGCCCTGTTGGGGAGAAAGGCAGGGACGGATTAAATGGGCTTCCAGGAAAACCAGGAGCAGAC GGTTTGACTGGGCCACGTGGTGAACCTGGTCCTTTTGGTCCCCCTGGACAGAAA GGTGAACCTGGTGAACCCGGAGCAAGGGGACCCCCT GGTGTTGGAGAGGATGGTGAAGCT GGTGCTGATGGGGAGGATGGATTACCTGGAGAACTTGGAAAAGTTGGGCCTCCT GGAAGTCAGGGGCCGAGAGGTCCAATCGGCACAAGGGGACTGCCTGGGCCCAGA GGTCCTCCTGGAGTCTGGGATGGTAGGGAATTG TGTCCAAATGCCTGTACTACTGGTTTGACTGGCCATCCAGGCCTTGCAGGCATGAAG GGCCACAAAGGTGTCAAAGGTGAATCAGGTGAACCAGGAAGGCAAGGACATAAG GGAGAGGAAGGAGATCAAGGAGGACCTGGAGAGCCAGGCGCGTCTGGACCACCT GGTAAACAGGGTCTTATAGGAATCACAGGGATGATGGGCCCTAAAGGTGATAAG GGGGTTCGTGGGAATGTTGGCGACGTGGGTCCTCAGGGTATACAGGGCGCCCCT GGTGATCGCGGACAAAGAGGAAAAGTAGGTGAGAATGGACCAAAAGGTGCTGAG GGACCTCTGGGAATGCAGGGACTGAGTGGTTTACCGGGACCAAAAGGAGAAACT GGTTTGCCTGGTGTGGATGGTCGTGATGGTATTCCAGGACTGCCTGCAGTAAAG GGTCTTCCTGGGAAAGTTGGCTCACCTGGTGAGGCTGGACTTCAGGGACTTCCA GGTTTACCAGGTATTCCAGGAGCAAAAGGACATATGGGTGGAAAA GGAAATACTGGTGGTCCAGGTGTGGCAGGTCTAATTGGAAACAATGGAAAAAC GGGTGAGCGTGGTGAGCAGGGAGAGGTGGGACCAGTCGGACCAAGAGGTGGGCCA GGTGAGCGAGGACATAAGGGTCCTGATGGGCCTGCTGGCATGCCAGGAGCAAGG GGAAATAAAGGAGATCAAGGTCTTCCCGGTGTTCCAGGGCCTGCTGGCTTTTCTGGGCAAAAAGGAGATAGG GGTGCTGTTGGTCTCACTGGTCCAAAAGGCGAGCAA gggCCACCTGGTGAAGAGGGTACAACAGGAGAAAAGGGAGATTTA GGTGATGAGGGAGAGCCGGGAGAAAAAGGATCG ACAGGAAAGCTAGGAGAAACAGGAAATAAAGGACCAGAGGGTGGGCGTGGCCAGCCTGGACCCCTGGGCCCACCTGGAGGACCTGGACCAAGAGGCATGCAAGGAGACAGAGGAGCACCTGGATTACCAGGGGGACAGGGACGACGA GGACGAGGACCCACAGATGAGGCCATCAAGCATGTCTGCATGAGGGTTTTGCAAACTCATTTTGCTCAGATGGCGGCCAGTCTGACGAGGCCCGAATCGGGCATCCCTGGGTTGACAGGTCCTCCGGGTCCTCCTGGACCTCCAGGGCCTGCTGGAAATAATGGCTTCCCTGGGCATCCTGGGAACAGAGGACTGCCAGGTCTCAAAGGGCCACCAGGTCTTTTGGGCAGAAAAGGACCCAAAG GTGACCAAGGTGACAGGGGAGATAGGGGTCCCACATTGCAGGGACCCAAAGGTATACCTGGACCACCAGGGCTCCCAG GTAACCCTGGTAGCCCGGCATACGGTAGAGATGGGCGTGATGGCCTACGAGGACCGGTAGGTGTTCCTGGAAATCCAGGCGTGCCTGGGCCACCTGGTCCTCCTGGACTCAACGGATACTGCGAATCATCTCAATGCATCCTTCAAGAAGTTCGAGAACCACCAGCATTAAAGGAGTCCAACATGAAGGGACCAGACAGTCTATGA
- the lgsn gene encoding lengsin isoform X1, with protein sequence MQESGDKETIPDQVDGGSISTEKKKSGKSNEKHISFDRDRKAISVPIVPSTVPVPDPPKNPILISIGPPRHRPSVSSESQYQGLSREDDSINRDGWRREPIHCYTSTSVGGVPKQTTDDIRSKLREISPLCAKDQDQGRSYPPGQRVDCKPDQMTFTTFKPLSEISRRASRLREGRSSSWDSDGSSRTDGPPNRSSGANSPTVERSYWSQAGALHADNKDNLHAHSFATQSFISDVEHIKQHISRENISFVRFEATDLHGVSRSKTVPARFFHEKTVYGIPMPRSYLELTLSPRMNEVDHPSAVNFSSDILLVPDLSTFQILPWADQTARLICDPCTITGVPLRTSPRLIAKQMLGQLQSMGFSLHSSFTYECSIFGASERVGPKSVFFPATTLLSTYDLPFLQQLVRGMYDMGVDVESFSSANGPGQIEISFKPKFGIESADSAFTFRTGIKEMARKYDYIATFFTDEDIHNSGLLSHSLRDAGGRRCLFHSSNGELSEIGKKWLSGLLHHSAALSCLLAPGIACRNQLAKAKKDSKQQLYATCGCNDNSCAFNIKVHGGRETHIDNKLGSAMGNPYVVLAATVAAGLDGIRRNLSVDHILNRASFQQKHFPIPVKLENALVALADDSVIRGALGEPFVQYFIAMKRIEIETEEQDADRNKGLEYFI encoded by the exons ATGCAAGAATCAGGAGATAAG GAGACAATCCCAGATCAGGTTGACGGAGGCAGTATAAGTACAGAAAAGAAAAAGAGTGGGAAATCCAATGAAAAACATATTTCCTTTGACAGGGACAGAAAAGCGATATCTGTACCCATAGTGCCATCAACGGTACCTGTTCCAGACCCCCCAAAAAATCCTATTCTTATTTCCATTGGCCCTCCACGTCATCGCCCATCAGTTTCCAGTGAGTCCCAGTACCAGGGTCTCTCGCGAGAAGATGACTCTATCAACAGGGATGGTTGGAGAAGAGAACCCATACACTGTTACACGTCGACTAGTGTGGGTGGCGTTCCCAAACAAACAACGGATGACATACGAAGCAAGTTGCGTGAGATCTCCCCGCTGTGTGCAAAAGATCAAGATCAAGGTAGGAGCTATCCTCCGGGTCAAAGAGTCGACTGTAAACCAGATCAGATGACTTTCACCACCTTCAAGCCCCTTTCAGAGATCTCTAGAAGAGCATCCAGACTAAGGGAAGGACGTTCATCAAGCTGGGATTCTGATGGGTCATCGAGGACTGATGGACCCCCAAACAGGTCTTCAGGTGCAAATTCACCCACTGTTGAAAGATCCTACTGGAGTCAAGCTGGCGCATTACATGCAG ATAACAAGGATAACTTACACGCACACTCATTTGCAACTCAAAGCTTCATCTCTGATGTTGAGcacataaaacaacacatttctcGGGAGAACATAAGCTTTGTTCGCTTTGAGGCCACTGATCTTCATGGCGTATCTCGATCCAAAACAGTTCCAGCTCGGTTCTTTCAT GAAAAGACTGTATATGGCATTCCAATGCCAAGAAGCTACCTAGAGTTAACCCTTAGTCCCCGAATGAATGAGGTTGATCATCCAAGTGCAGTCAACTTCAGCAGTGATATTCTTCTGGTCCCAGATCTCTCCACATTTCAAATCCTACCTTGGGCAGACCAGACAGCTCGTCTTATCTGTGACCCCTGCACAATCACAGGGGTACCACTACGAACATCACCTCGGCTTATTGCCAAGCAGATGCTCGGTCAGCTCCAGAGCATGGGATTCTCACTTCACTCCTCCTTCACATATGAATGCAGCATTTTCGGGGCCTCGGAGAGAGTCGGACCCAAATCTGTGTTCTTCCCAGCCACTACTCTTTTGAGCACCTATGATCTGCCTTTCCTACAGCAGCTGGTCAGGGGGATGTACGACATGGGCGTTGACGTTGAGAGCTTCTCATCTGCGAACGGACCAGGACAGATCGAGATTTCCTTTAAGCCCAAGTTCGGGATTGAATCCGCTGACAGCGCCTTCACCTTCCGCACCGGAATTAAAGAGATGGCCAGGAAGTACGACTACATCGCTACCTTTTTTACAGATGAAGACATTCATAATTCCGGTTTGCTGTCCCATAGCCTTCGGGATGCTGGTGGCAGAAGATGTCTCTTTCACTCTAGCAATGGAGAACTTTCGGAGATCGGCAAGAAGTGGCTCTCCGGTCTTCTCCATCACTCGGCTGCTCTAAGCTGCTTGTTGGCTCCGGGGATCGCTTGTCGAAATCAGCTTGCCAAAGCCAAGAAAGATTCCAAGCAACAGCTTTACGCCACATGCGGCTGCAACGACAACAGCTGTGCCTTCAACATAAAGGTTCACGGTGGACGGGAGACGCATATCGATAACAAGCTGGGTTCAGCAATGGGCAACCCTTACGTAGTCCTGGCGGCCACAGTAGCAGCTGGACTGGATGGTATTAGGCGCAATCTCAGTGTTGACCACATCCTAAACCGAGCTTCATTTCAACAGAAACACTTCCCTATACCCGTTAAACTTGAAAATGCTTTAGTGGCTTTGGCAGATGACAGTGTGATCCGTGGCGCGCTGGGAGAACCCTTTGTGCAGTACTTTATTGCCATGAAGCGCATAGAGATCGAGACTGAAGAGCAGGATGCTGACAGAAACAAAGGACTtgagtattttatttaa
- the ptp4a1 gene encoding protein tyrosine phosphatase type IVA 1 isoform X1, with product MARMNRPAPVEITYKNMRFLITHNPTNATLHKFIEELKKYGVTTVVRVCEVTYDANLVVKEGIQVLDWPFDDGAPPSNKIVDDWLNLVRVKFREEPGCCIAVHCVAGLGRAPVLVALALIECGMKYEDAVQFIRQKRRGAFNCKQLLYLEKYRPKMRLRFKDSNGHRNNCCIQ from the exons ATGGCTCGTATGAATAGGCCTGCCCCAGTGGAGATCACTTACAAAAACATGAGATTCCTCATTACCCACAACCCCACTAATGCCACTCTTCACAAATTCATTGAG GAACTGAAGAAGTATGGGGTGACCACGGTTGTTAGAGTGTGTGAGGTCACGTATGATGCAAACTTGGTGGTTAAAGAGGGCATTCAAGTTCTG GATTGGCCCTTTGATGATGGAGCTCCTCCTTCTAACAAAATCGTTGATGATTGGCTAAATCTCGTTAGGGTTAAGTTTAGGGAGGAGCCAGGCTGCTGCATTGCTGTGCACTGTGTAGCAGGCCTTGGAAG AGCACCAGTGCTGGTTGCTCTAGCTTTGATTGAATGCGGGATGAAATATGAAGATGCTGTTCAGTTTATCCGGCA AAAGCGCCGTGGAGCATTTAACTGCAAGCAGCTTCTCTATCTTGAGAAATATCGTCCCAAAATGCGGCTTCGATTCAAGGATTCCAACGGCCATCGCAACAACTGCTGCATCCAGTAA
- the c14h6orf120 gene encoding UPF0669 protein C6orf120 homolog: MVLFWVGLLAALSQALGSLQYPEVPEEWVLLHVVQGHIGAGNYSYLRLNHEGRIILHMQSLKGDADIYISDKTLRPNFDTYKLQSTTCGQDVVVVPGDFVRPVGIGIYGHPSYIESEFEMKVFYDQTALTTNEIETDSYSSDETSGQSQHAQGPEEVMDEEESILWTILIGILKIILEILF, encoded by the coding sequence ATGGTGCTCTTCTGGGTTGGTTTATTAGCGGCTCTTTCTCAAGCCCTGGGTTCTCTGCAGTACCCAGAAGTGCCAGAAGAATGGGTCCTTCTTCATGTCGTGCAAGGCCATATTGGTGCAGGCAACTACAGCTACCTGCGTCTCAACCACGAGGGACGCATCATCTTGCACATGCAAAGCCTTAAAGGAGATGCAGATATATACATCTCTGACAAGACGCTGCGGCCAAATTTTGATACCTACAAGCTTCAATCTACCACCTGTGGCCAGGATGTGGTGGTGGTCCCAGGGGATTTTGTCAGGCCTGTTGGAATCGGGATCTACGGACATCCCTCCTACATCGAGAGCGAGTTTGAGATGAAGGTGTTTTACGACCAGACAGCACTGACAACAAATGAAATTGAGACCGACTCTTATTCTTCAGATGAGACTTCTGGTCAGTCTCAGCACGCTCAGGGCCCTGAAGAAGTGATGGATGAAGAGGAGTCAATACTGTGGACTATACTAATTGGGATTCTTAAGATCATACTTGAAATTTTGTTCTAA
- the lgsn gene encoding lengsin isoform X2 encodes MHQETIPDQVDGGSISTEKKKSGKSNEKHISFDRDRKAISVPIVPSTVPVPDPPKNPILISIGPPRHRPSVSSESQYQGLSREDDSINRDGWRREPIHCYTSTSVGGVPKQTTDDIRSKLREISPLCAKDQDQGRSYPPGQRVDCKPDQMTFTTFKPLSEISRRASRLREGRSSSWDSDGSSRTDGPPNRSSGANSPTVERSYWSQAGALHADNKDNLHAHSFATQSFISDVEHIKQHISRENISFVRFEATDLHGVSRSKTVPARFFHEKTVYGIPMPRSYLELTLSPRMNEVDHPSAVNFSSDILLVPDLSTFQILPWADQTARLICDPCTITGVPLRTSPRLIAKQMLGQLQSMGFSLHSSFTYECSIFGASERVGPKSVFFPATTLLSTYDLPFLQQLVRGMYDMGVDVESFSSANGPGQIEISFKPKFGIESADSAFTFRTGIKEMARKYDYIATFFTDEDIHNSGLLSHSLRDAGGRRCLFHSSNGELSEIGKKWLSGLLHHSAALSCLLAPGIACRNQLAKAKKDSKQQLYATCGCNDNSCAFNIKVHGGRETHIDNKLGSAMGNPYVVLAATVAAGLDGIRRNLSVDHILNRASFQQKHFPIPVKLENALVALADDSVIRGALGEPFVQYFIAMKRIEIETEEQDADRNKGLEYFI; translated from the exons ATGCATCAG GAGACAATCCCAGATCAGGTTGACGGAGGCAGTATAAGTACAGAAAAGAAAAAGAGTGGGAAATCCAATGAAAAACATATTTCCTTTGACAGGGACAGAAAAGCGATATCTGTACCCATAGTGCCATCAACGGTACCTGTTCCAGACCCCCCAAAAAATCCTATTCTTATTTCCATTGGCCCTCCACGTCATCGCCCATCAGTTTCCAGTGAGTCCCAGTACCAGGGTCTCTCGCGAGAAGATGACTCTATCAACAGGGATGGTTGGAGAAGAGAACCCATACACTGTTACACGTCGACTAGTGTGGGTGGCGTTCCCAAACAAACAACGGATGACATACGAAGCAAGTTGCGTGAGATCTCCCCGCTGTGTGCAAAAGATCAAGATCAAGGTAGGAGCTATCCTCCGGGTCAAAGAGTCGACTGTAAACCAGATCAGATGACTTTCACCACCTTCAAGCCCCTTTCAGAGATCTCTAGAAGAGCATCCAGACTAAGGGAAGGACGTTCATCAAGCTGGGATTCTGATGGGTCATCGAGGACTGATGGACCCCCAAACAGGTCTTCAGGTGCAAATTCACCCACTGTTGAAAGATCCTACTGGAGTCAAGCTGGCGCATTACATGCAG ATAACAAGGATAACTTACACGCACACTCATTTGCAACTCAAAGCTTCATCTCTGATGTTGAGcacataaaacaacacatttctcGGGAGAACATAAGCTTTGTTCGCTTTGAGGCCACTGATCTTCATGGCGTATCTCGATCCAAAACAGTTCCAGCTCGGTTCTTTCAT GAAAAGACTGTATATGGCATTCCAATGCCAAGAAGCTACCTAGAGTTAACCCTTAGTCCCCGAATGAATGAGGTTGATCATCCAAGTGCAGTCAACTTCAGCAGTGATATTCTTCTGGTCCCAGATCTCTCCACATTTCAAATCCTACCTTGGGCAGACCAGACAGCTCGTCTTATCTGTGACCCCTGCACAATCACAGGGGTACCACTACGAACATCACCTCGGCTTATTGCCAAGCAGATGCTCGGTCAGCTCCAGAGCATGGGATTCTCACTTCACTCCTCCTTCACATATGAATGCAGCATTTTCGGGGCCTCGGAGAGAGTCGGACCCAAATCTGTGTTCTTCCCAGCCACTACTCTTTTGAGCACCTATGATCTGCCTTTCCTACAGCAGCTGGTCAGGGGGATGTACGACATGGGCGTTGACGTTGAGAGCTTCTCATCTGCGAACGGACCAGGACAGATCGAGATTTCCTTTAAGCCCAAGTTCGGGATTGAATCCGCTGACAGCGCCTTCACCTTCCGCACCGGAATTAAAGAGATGGCCAGGAAGTACGACTACATCGCTACCTTTTTTACAGATGAAGACATTCATAATTCCGGTTTGCTGTCCCATAGCCTTCGGGATGCTGGTGGCAGAAGATGTCTCTTTCACTCTAGCAATGGAGAACTTTCGGAGATCGGCAAGAAGTGGCTCTCCGGTCTTCTCCATCACTCGGCTGCTCTAAGCTGCTTGTTGGCTCCGGGGATCGCTTGTCGAAATCAGCTTGCCAAAGCCAAGAAAGATTCCAAGCAACAGCTTTACGCCACATGCGGCTGCAACGACAACAGCTGTGCCTTCAACATAAAGGTTCACGGTGGACGGGAGACGCATATCGATAACAAGCTGGGTTCAGCAATGGGCAACCCTTACGTAGTCCTGGCGGCCACAGTAGCAGCTGGACTGGATGGTATTAGGCGCAATCTCAGTGTTGACCACATCCTAAACCGAGCTTCATTTCAACAGAAACACTTCCCTATACCCGTTAAACTTGAAAATGCTTTAGTGGCTTTGGCAGATGACAGTGTGATCCGTGGCGCGCTGGGAGAACCCTTTGTGCAGTACTTTATTGCCATGAAGCGCATAGAGATCGAGACTGAAGAGCAGGATGCTGACAGAAACAAAGGACTtgagtattttatttaa
- the mrpl4 gene encoding large ribosomal subunit protein uL4m, translating to MFRATVSICGRTVVKRLISSVSGESALPSNLRLPSNLIGVPREKRPPPSGCEHPVLHRCETDIPAHLAPSQTWLHSLGSHDSEPLGVVDLHPDVFSVPVRLDILHAVEVWQRNFQRISHAKVKSRAEVSGGGRKPWNQKGSGRARHGSIRAPQWRGGGVAHGPRGPTSYYYMLPMKVRVQGLKIALTSKLAQDYLHIVDTLDIPTPDPNYLLDLIKHRQWGDSVLIVDVNDEFPQNILKATENLKTVNVIPAIGLNVHSMLKHESLILTLETVKFLEKKLLWHDVRYTPLYPFKLPYNDLP from the exons ATGTTTCGTGCCACGGTATCGATATGTGGAAGAACAGTTGTTAAAAGA TTAATCTCTTCTGTCTCTGGAGAAAGCGCACTTCCATCAAATCTGCGACTTCCATCAAATCTCATCGGAGTCCCGCGAGAAA AAAGACCCCCTCCATCTGGATGTGAACATCCAGTGCTGCACAGATGTGAGACTGACATCCCAGCTCACCTGGCGCCCTCTCAGACATGGCTTCATTCTTTAGGTAGTCATGACAGTGAACCACTCGGTGTTGTTGACCTCCACCCTGACGTCTTCTCGGTACCTGTCAG gCTGGATATTCTCCATGCTGTAGAGGTCTGGCAAAGAAATTTCCAACGAATA AGCCATGCAAAGGTCAAGTCTCGAGCTGAAGTCAGTGGTGGTGGAAGAAAACCATGGAATCAGAAAGGAAGTGGTCGGGCACGCCATGGAAGCATTCGGGCTCCACAGTGGAGAGGAG GAGGAGTAGCTCATGGTCCCCGGGGACCAACCAGCTATTACTACATGTTGCCCATGAAAGTGCGAGTACAAGGCTTGAAAATTGCTCTGACTTCCAAACTGGCTCAG GATTATCTTCATATTGTGGACACACTGGATATTCCCACTCCAGACCCAAATTATCTACTGGACCTGATCAAACACAGACAGTGGGGGGACTCGGTTCTCATTGTTGATGT aaATGATGAGTTTCCTCAGAACATTCTTAAAGCCACTGAAAATCTAAAAACAGTGAATGTCATTCCAGCTATAG GTCTGAATGTCCACAGCATGCTGAAACACGAGAGTCTGATTCTCACTCTCGAAACTGTCAAATTTCTAGAAAAGAAGCTGCTTTGGCATGATGTGCGTTATACTCCCCTCTATCCTTTTAAACTGCCCTACAATGACCTGCCATGA